One segment of Pandoraea pnomenusa DNA contains the following:
- a CDS encoding Hsp70 family protein translates to MKYVGIDLGTTNSAICSFDGESIRLYKSPEQYDVTPSAIFIDRRGNKYVGSRAYNNAARNPDNAATLFKRLMGTSTPVKMPAVNLTMTPEECSAEVLRALFGYLPEEIRADGDTGTVITVPAAFNQMQKDSTMSAADMAGLGRVALMQEPVAAVMSVMRQRKNDGIFIVYDIGGGTLDVAIAESISGRVNLLAHGGIAMCGGRDFDRILFDNVVKPWLLDNFDLPEDLASDPHYKSLRTIATWAAEKAKIELSQNDGAVISLAENELGARDLAGEEIYLDIPIDRNQYDGLIASKVDETIQATRESLEKAGLSPHDVERLVFVGGPAQYKNLRDKVAFELGIAASTDVNPMTAVAEGAAVFAESIDWTSQSRGRKSSRGALSAGGALDLSFNYIARTPEPKAKIVAKLSRAPAGIELQIDCLDTGWSSGRVALKDGASIELSLTKPGDNVFKVFVFDSNGAPVALREDKIVIARTAASIDAIPASHSISVEVRDKVGGRLVLDYLVREGDQLPKKGKKTFKAGESLKAGSAGSLKFKLWEGEISDSINDNRFIGMFEIRGSDFDDGVITAGAELICEFEVLDSGNIQLEVSVPSISGSFQSGRNYYSSQEGKIDYTSQARNIQEQSEHTLERLEEMASKVGDSRLEQAREKLEQASRIESGETDPETAKQAMDNVQEAKRLLALTRKENLKDIRQLELDRTVDFFEKNVRQHARPTEVTSFDNLVKTAQRAIPNPSGDFESYLDDLRGRNFMILWRQDWFVIDRFKWLAQGIYLFADQREHAQLVAVGTEALKANDIDKLRTAVAHLDSIRIGSAGEGDMMAGANIVRS, encoded by the coding sequence ATGAAATACGTCGGGATCGATCTCGGCACGACCAATAGTGCCATTTGCTCCTTCGATGGCGAGTCCATTCGCCTGTATAAAAGCCCGGAACAGTACGACGTCACACCGTCAGCCATCTTTATTGATCGTCGTGGGAACAAGTACGTCGGCTCTCGTGCGTACAACAATGCTGCACGCAACCCGGACAATGCCGCGACGTTATTCAAGCGGCTCATGGGCACCAGCACGCCGGTGAAGATGCCCGCAGTTAACCTCACCATGACGCCGGAAGAATGCTCCGCCGAGGTGCTGCGCGCACTGTTCGGGTACTTGCCGGAAGAAATCCGCGCTGATGGCGATACAGGCACGGTCATCACGGTTCCGGCCGCGTTTAACCAAATGCAGAAGGACTCCACGATGTCTGCTGCCGATATGGCTGGCCTTGGGCGCGTTGCTCTGATGCAGGAGCCAGTCGCAGCCGTGATGAGCGTCATGCGCCAGCGAAAGAACGACGGCATTTTTATTGTGTACGACATTGGTGGTGGAACGTTAGATGTTGCCATTGCTGAGAGCATCTCTGGCCGAGTAAATCTGTTGGCACACGGCGGTATAGCCATGTGCGGCGGCCGAGATTTTGACCGAATCCTTTTTGATAACGTCGTCAAGCCGTGGTTGCTTGATAACTTTGACTTGCCAGAAGACCTCGCATCCGATCCGCATTACAAGTCGCTGCGTACCATTGCGACCTGGGCTGCTGAAAAAGCAAAAATCGAGTTGTCACAGAACGATGGGGCTGTTATCAGCCTTGCTGAAAACGAGCTTGGTGCGCGTGACTTGGCTGGCGAGGAGATTTACCTCGATATTCCCATCGACCGAAACCAGTATGACGGTTTGATTGCATCAAAAGTTGATGAAACCATTCAGGCCACCCGAGAGAGTCTCGAAAAGGCAGGATTGAGCCCTCATGACGTGGAGCGGCTGGTCTTTGTCGGCGGCCCAGCTCAATACAAAAACTTGCGCGACAAGGTCGCCTTCGAGCTTGGTATTGCGGCGTCCACCGACGTGAACCCGATGACGGCGGTCGCTGAGGGTGCTGCGGTCTTTGCCGAGTCCATCGACTGGACCTCGCAGAGTCGTGGGCGCAAGAGTTCCCGTGGTGCACTCAGCGCCGGTGGCGCGCTCGACCTTTCGTTTAACTACATTGCCCGCACGCCAGAGCCCAAGGCCAAGATCGTCGCCAAGCTGTCGCGAGCTCCTGCCGGCATCGAGCTCCAGATCGATTGTCTCGACACAGGCTGGTCGTCTGGGCGCGTCGCGCTGAAGGATGGTGCGAGCATTGAACTCAGCCTGACCAAGCCCGGCGATAACGTGTTCAAAGTGTTCGTGTTCGACTCGAACGGCGCACCCGTTGCCTTGCGCGAAGACAAGATCGTTATCGCCCGCACCGCCGCCAGTATTGATGCGATTCCCGCGTCCCACTCCATCAGCGTCGAAGTCCGTGATAAGGTCGGCGGGCGCTTGGTGCTCGACTACCTTGTTCGCGAAGGCGACCAATTGCCGAAGAAGGGCAAGAAAACCTTCAAGGCCGGCGAGTCGCTCAAGGCTGGAAGCGCCGGTTCGCTCAAGTTCAAGCTGTGGGAGGGCGAAATCTCCGACTCCATCAACGACAACCGCTTCATCGGCATGTTCGAGATCAGGGGGTCGGACTTCGACGACGGCGTTATCACCGCTGGCGCAGAACTGATTTGTGAGTTTGAAGTGCTCGACTCCGGCAACATCCAGTTGGAAGTCTCGGTGCCGTCTATCAGTGGTTCGTTTCAGAGCGGGCGCAACTACTACTCCAGTCAGGAAGGCAAGATCGACTACACCAGTCAGGCCAGGAACATTCAGGAGCAGTCGGAACATACGTTGGAGCGTCTCGAAGAAATGGCATCCAAGGTGGGCGATTCGCGTCTGGAACAGGCCCGTGAGAAGTTGGAGCAGGCGAGCAGGATCGAATCTGGCGAGACTGATCCTGAAACAGCCAAGCAGGCTATGGACAACGTTCAGGAGGCCAAGCGCCTGTTGGCGCTGACCCGCAAAGAGAATCTGAAAGATATCCGCCAGCTTGAGTTGGACAGGACTGTCGACTTCTTTGAAAAAAATGTGCGTCAGCACGCGCGCCCGACCGAGGTCACGTCGTTCGACAATTTGGTGAAAACGGCACAGCGCGCTATTCCAAATCCAAGCGGTGACTTTGAATCGTACTTGGACGATCTGCGCGGGCGCAACTTCATGATTCTGTGGCGTCAGGACTGGTTCGTGATCGATCGCTTCAAGTGGTTGGCACAGGGCATCTATCTCTTCGCCGACCAGCGCGAGCACGCGCAGTTGGTCGCCGTCGGTACCGAGGCGCTAAAAGCTAACGACATCGACAAACTGCGTACTGCCGTCGCCCATCTCGATTCTATCCGCATCGGTTCCGCGGGCGAGGGCGACATGATGGCGGGCGCGAACATCGTGCGGAGCTGA
- a CDS encoding IS3 family transposase (programmed frameshift): MKKRFTEEQIIGFLKEAEAGLPVKELCRKYGFSDGSFYTWRAKFGGMEVSEARRLKDLEAENARLKKLLAEAMLDMEALKVVGKGKALSPQAKREAVAAIRQKVNISERRACRLVGLSRSVLHYEVQPDHENEALTARLVALAHERRRFGYRRLHALLEREGTHANHKRVHRLYREAGLAVRRRRRRHGVMVEREQLALPSAPNEVWSIDFVMDALSNGRRLKCLTIVDDFTKEAVDIVVDHGISGLYVARMLDRAARFRGYPKALRTDQGPEFTSRALDQWAYANGVTLKLIQAGKPTQNAYIESFNGKFRDECLNEHWFTTLAQARVVIAAWRQDYNEARPHSALNYQSPAEFAAKQRATAAVPAVQEHV; encoded by the exons ATGAAGAAGCGCTTTACGGAAGAGCAGATTATTGGTTTCCTGAAGGAGGCCGAGGCGGGTCTGCCGGTCAAGGAACTGTGCAGAAAGTATGGTTTCAGTGATGGATCGTTCTACACATGGCGTGCGAAGTTTGGCGGCATGGAGGTCTCGGAGGCTCGTCGGCTGAAGGACCTGGAGGCGGAGAACGCGCGGCTCAAGAAGCTGTTGGCCGAAGCGATGCTCGACATGGAAGCGTTGAAGGTGGTCG GTAAAGGGAAAGCCCTGAGCCCACAGGCCAAACGCGAGGCGGTCGCGGCGATTCGGCAGAAGGTCAATATCTCCGAGCGTCGCGCCTGCCGGCTTGTCGGGCTTTCCCGCAGCGTACTGCATTACGAAGTGCAGCCGGACCACGAGAATGAGGCGCTCACGGCGCGTCTGGTGGCGCTGGCGCACGAGCGTCGCCGCTTCGGTTATCGGCGGCTACACGCGCTGCTCGAGCGCGAAGGAACTCACGCGAACCATAAGCGCGTGCACCGGCTGTATCGCGAGGCTGGACTGGCCGTGCGGCGTCGCCGCCGGCGCCACGGCGTGATGGTCGAGCGCGAGCAACTCGCCTTGCCGAGCGCGCCAAACGAGGTATGGTCGATTGATTTCGTGATGGATGCATTGTCAAATGGACGCCGTCTGAAGTGCCTGACCATCGTCGATGACTTCACCAAGGAAGCCGTCGACATCGTCGTGGACCACGGCATCTCGGGTCTGTACGTGGCGCGTATGTTGGACCGGGCGGCTCGCTTCAGGGGATATCCCAAGGCGTTACGCACGGACCAGGGGCCGGAATTCACGAGCCGCGCGCTCGACCAGTGGGCCTACGCCAACGGCGTCACCTTGAAACTGATTCAGGCGGGCAAGCCGACGCAGAATGCCTATATCGAGTCGTTTAACGGCAAATTCCGCGACGAGTGCCTCAACGAGCACTGGTTCACGACGCTCGCCCAAGCCCGGGTGGTCATCGCGGCATGGCGCCAGGATTACAACGAGGCGCGGCCACATAGCGCATTGAACTACCAATCGCCGGCCGAATTCGCGGCCAAGCAACGGGCAACAGCGGCCGTTCCTGCCGTTCAGGAGCATGTTTGA
- a CDS encoding ATP-binding protein: MLDMHINPRLVQHEQRSFTKTILKRTLTSMPRGKMSGGRIAISGFDYQAIVILDQLFDHFDQHPGDARARPEGQDDLDLIWFENCLERRRHVQVKKPRATGQGTLKKQPWRLSEVAAELLPNTLDQLATATSQQAWILGDTVDPQVRRLVEAGSAAANREADLYWSTVHRVARAKILDELSSTKRRSVLKWVFKNPPNVADEARGLLIAAYSKILGAANVSAEVVRRYQEQVVRIDQQLPGVLARIEILDDYGSEAEVGQRFRDRLQREYGLPADVVEHNLFGNFRSFINDIAKRPEETIDRRGFEAQLRSAWPQMSAASEPPDLPAGGVLRPDLTDKLVKPGTATVIEVIGISGSGKTTLAAQAASALGDHDPCRLPIYVRVRADAAFRDVMSGVSFHLLRRGIPELFGLAVESKPADETVIDRLAEICSGLPRPVQLLLDLTEGAASAQFGRDLGRFARALTPGSCRLVVFGQQSSFGALSPVETESAGILAINMRGFRWDEFVSLVGHYHVDADRQTLWEIFNRVTVGRPAGLYAQLAEALARQPSLQAMLAIASRPPEDMVSAAEQSRFDQLAAGVRSAAERLVCFALPFRRSDAEAAFPNENVGAAIKALVSLGLLRTEAEGLLEMHETVRAGLESGIAPAVRQSAHDALAQWYAGEGDTAARIFHLGKADRTAEADFLARETFLQGGAWRSLAGYVTRRALVTAEEIVAVAARPERISDFYLLRSILPECAPEGVDSLFMDILAEQRSRYFSDHEWARPVVEAILTLNPLRFHDLIVFTVSQGANAEERRQGLTWLLIAARDGRRASVPEIVAFAKSQPEDIQRLLLPVLLRDGGRAALMLAFEIFSRSTDDETRRNAPWSGVKLKVDGEEDVLEILAALPKESPSVMIATRSLGFGLIGSLIWTARRQLRPFCVDIIKAEGGDTELKAAAWRVLIYIGHPGFEALVDPLAPGPIPLDYALLGPAFAPTAYDVGRYEALLFNPSAPLSNRQAALTVLLYLNVDFGALRSRLADLPVDPLAGFWNSLFVLLFAKQPFAAGVPILSGELASPSGTSLTPKLLLPSLIAVAEAPWPEVTDLLVQGIRHGDSSIRSASAAGLARRRSRLAAEALRCQYAVETDSKVVPHLAQAITACGPTSTNDLAREFASPDVALWKCFIAMRTRDESFAPQLVKLATDTSVTWLVRRVAIWAAGRLPFAAALQKIAPIVLAEKTPLTIDLNDNLHAHASLSHMLQNGVSELLPEGEAKFVNLIASTLAQQWTDLLAAGGLPSPSEAARWLYSSLMSDLTCPR; this comes from the coding sequence ATGTTGGACATGCACATCAATCCAAGGCTCGTGCAGCACGAACAGCGTTCGTTCACTAAAACAATCTTAAAAAGGACTTTGACTTCAATGCCACGGGGAAAAATGTCCGGCGGACGGATTGCAATCAGCGGCTTCGACTACCAGGCAATCGTAATACTCGACCAATTGTTCGATCACTTTGACCAGCATCCTGGTGACGCACGTGCGCGCCCCGAAGGCCAGGATGATCTGGACTTGATTTGGTTTGAAAATTGCCTTGAACGTCGCCGGCACGTACAGGTCAAGAAGCCGCGCGCAACAGGTCAAGGCACCCTCAAGAAACAGCCGTGGCGGCTTTCCGAAGTTGCGGCGGAACTCCTGCCAAACACCTTAGACCAGCTCGCGACAGCTACCAGCCAGCAGGCTTGGATTTTGGGCGACACGGTAGATCCGCAGGTTCGACGTCTTGTTGAAGCCGGTAGCGCAGCGGCGAACCGCGAGGCCGACCTCTATTGGTCGACGGTTCATCGAGTGGCTCGTGCGAAGATACTCGATGAACTCTCCAGTACGAAGCGTCGATCCGTTCTTAAATGGGTCTTCAAAAACCCGCCAAATGTTGCAGATGAAGCGCGCGGTCTTCTGATTGCCGCATACAGCAAGATATTGGGCGCTGCAAATGTCAGCGCCGAAGTTGTGCGTCGCTACCAGGAGCAGGTTGTCCGTATCGACCAGCAGCTTCCAGGTGTACTCGCACGGATCGAAATTCTGGATGATTATGGGTCTGAGGCTGAGGTAGGTCAGCGCTTTCGTGACAGGTTGCAACGTGAGTATGGGTTGCCTGCCGATGTCGTGGAACACAACCTGTTCGGTAATTTCCGATCCTTTATCAACGACATCGCCAAGCGGCCTGAAGAAACGATTGACCGGCGGGGTTTCGAAGCACAGCTCCGCAGCGCTTGGCCGCAAATGAGTGCTGCGTCCGAGCCGCCTGATCTGCCAGCAGGCGGAGTCTTGCGACCGGATCTGACCGATAAATTGGTCAAGCCCGGAACTGCCACGGTCATCGAGGTGATTGGTATCTCCGGGTCTGGCAAGACAACGCTTGCGGCTCAGGCAGCCTCCGCGCTAGGGGACCACGATCCCTGTCGACTTCCCATCTACGTCCGTGTGCGGGCGGACGCGGCGTTTCGCGACGTTATGTCCGGGGTCTCATTCCACCTTTTAAGAAGGGGGATTCCTGAACTGTTCGGTCTCGCGGTGGAAAGCAAGCCTGCCGATGAGACAGTGATCGACCGCCTGGCGGAAATATGCAGTGGCCTGCCTCGGCCGGTGCAGTTGCTGCTGGATCTGACCGAAGGAGCGGCCAGCGCCCAGTTCGGCCGCGACCTTGGGCGGTTTGCCCGCGCCTTAACGCCTGGTTCGTGCCGCCTCGTGGTATTTGGCCAGCAGAGCAGTTTCGGCGCGCTAAGTCCCGTGGAAACCGAAAGCGCAGGCATCCTCGCCATCAATATGCGCGGTTTCCGCTGGGATGAGTTTGTAAGCCTCGTAGGCCACTATCACGTCGACGCTGACAGACAAACGCTGTGGGAAATATTCAACCGGGTCACCGTTGGCCGGCCAGCTGGTCTCTACGCGCAGCTGGCTGAGGCTCTTGCCCGTCAACCGTCGCTTCAGGCGATGCTCGCTATCGCGAGTAGGCCACCGGAAGATATGGTATCTGCTGCTGAGCAAAGCCGTTTCGATCAGCTCGCAGCCGGTGTCAGGTCTGCGGCAGAACGGCTTGTCTGCTTTGCTCTTCCATTTAGACGAAGCGACGCCGAAGCGGCTTTCCCAAATGAAAATGTTGGCGCTGCTATCAAGGCGCTCGTTAGTCTCGGGCTGCTCCGGACGGAGGCCGAAGGCCTTCTGGAGATGCATGAAACCGTTCGTGCTGGGTTGGAGTCTGGCATTGCGCCAGCCGTGCGGCAGAGCGCCCACGACGCCTTGGCGCAGTGGTATGCCGGAGAGGGCGACACCGCCGCCAGGATATTCCATCTCGGCAAAGCGGACCGCACCGCTGAAGCCGATTTCCTTGCTCGAGAAACGTTCCTGCAAGGGGGAGCGTGGCGTAGTCTCGCTGGCTATGTGACGCGGCGGGCGCTGGTCACTGCGGAAGAGATCGTTGCGGTCGCAGCACGTCCCGAGCGCATTTCGGATTTTTATCTCCTTCGATCCATTCTGCCGGAGTGTGCTCCGGAAGGCGTAGATAGCCTTTTCATGGACATCCTGGCCGAGCAGCGTTCTCGCTACTTCAGCGACCATGAATGGGCACGCCCCGTGGTCGAAGCGATCCTCACGCTGAATCCTCTTCGATTTCACGACCTCATCGTATTTACCGTAAGCCAAGGGGCAAACGCCGAGGAGCGTCGGCAGGGATTGACATGGCTTTTGATTGCCGCCCGCGATGGACGCAGAGCGTCTGTACCCGAGATAGTAGCTTTCGCAAAGTCCCAACCTGAGGACATCCAGCGCCTGCTGTTGCCGGTCCTGTTGCGTGACGGCGGGCGCGCCGCGCTTATGCTTGCCTTCGAAATCTTCTCCCGTTCAACAGATGACGAAACTCGTCGCAACGCCCCTTGGAGCGGCGTGAAATTGAAGGTCGACGGCGAAGAAGATGTCTTAGAAATTCTAGCGGCGCTGCCCAAAGAGTCACCTTCGGTAATGATCGCGACTCGATCGCTCGGATTCGGCCTGATTGGATCCCTCATCTGGACGGCGCGGCGTCAGCTACGTCCGTTCTGCGTCGACATCATCAAAGCAGAGGGCGGCGATACCGAGCTCAAAGCCGCAGCTTGGCGGGTTCTCATCTATATCGGTCACCCGGGATTTGAGGCCTTGGTCGATCCCCTGGCACCTGGACCTATCCCGCTAGACTACGCTCTTCTGGGGCCAGCCTTCGCACCAACAGCTTACGATGTCGGGCGATATGAGGCGCTTTTGTTTAATCCTTCGGCGCCGCTCTCCAATCGTCAAGCGGCACTCACGGTGCTTCTTTACCTTAATGTAGATTTTGGGGCACTACGGAGTCGTCTGGCAGATTTACCAGTGGACCCGTTAGCCGGCTTCTGGAACAGTTTGTTTGTACTACTTTTTGCGAAGCAACCGTTCGCCGCCGGCGTGCCGATATTGAGTGGGGAGTTGGCCTCGCCATCAGGCACCTCGCTGACACCTAAGCTCCTGCTACCCAGCCTTATCGCAGTTGCGGAAGCTCCTTGGCCCGAGGTTACCGATCTCCTCGTGCAAGGCATTAGGCACGGTGACTCGTCGATCCGAAGTGCCTCCGCCGCGGGGCTCGCTCGCCGTCGCTCCCGGCTCGCGGCGGAGGCACTGCGGTGTCAATATGCCGTCGAAACGGATTCCAAAGTAGTCCCGCATCTCGCTCAGGCCATTACCGCATGCGGACCAACGTCGACCAATGATTTGGCACGCGAGTTCGCCTCACCTGACGTTGCGTTATGGAAGTGCTTCATCGCGATGCGGACTCGGGACGAAAGCTTCGCACCACAGCTCGTCAAGCTTGCGACTGACACTTCGGTTACATGGTTGGTTCGGCGCGTCGCCATCTGGGCGGCAGGTCGCCTACCTTTCGCCGCAGCCCTGCAAAAGATCGCCCCGATAGTCTTGGCGGAGAAAACGCCTCTGACGATCGATCTCAACGACAACCTACATGCGCATGCATCTCTCAGCCATATGCTACAGAATGGTGTGTCAGAGTTGCTGCCCGAAGGCGAGGCAAAGTTCGTCAACTTGATCGCCTCGACCTTGGCGCAACAGTGGACCGATCTGTTAGCGGCAGGCGGCTTACCATCGCCATCCGAGGCCGCCCGATGGCTCTACTCCAGCTTGATGAGTGACCTGACCTGCCCCCGATAA